Genomic window (Musa acuminata AAA Group cultivar baxijiao chromosome BXJ1-9, Cavendish_Baxijiao_AAA, whole genome shotgun sequence):
GCCTTTTGCTTCCTTGATCACCATACTGCTGCATGACTCCCATTTCCGAAGAAATTAGTGTAATATGATGCTGATTTGGTTGGATTTTGAGTCGATGACAAGAAGAAGGCAACATATTCGATGAATCACACAAAGAGGTGAGAATGGTTCTGAGAACCATAAAAGAGCCTCAAACTAAAACGTTCATGGTAGCATTGGATGCTGAAACGTTCACGTGGATGTCATCCCACTGAGAAGGCAAAAGCGTTAAAGTGGCCGAGGAAAAAGGCCACCCAAAGCAGAGAACACCTATAATAAATATACGATGGCAGAAGGGGCCATGGGTtggtcaccatcatcatcatttacCTTTCACCACTACGGTCTCTTCCTTTAAGAGAACGTACGTATCTTTAGCAGCCGTGTCTTCTTGCAGACCCATCTGCCAAAACTGGACGCGTACGTTTCCTTTGAGCTGTGCTTACTATCTAGTTGgagaagccaagaagaagcactgAAGCTCTTGTCGAGAGCTCTCCATCTGTTGGTAATGGTTGTGTCGGCTTTACACAGTGCATGAGAATGACTTGCAGATTGCGCCGGGCTGTGCGGGGTGAGATGCAGCCGGCACTCGAGGCCGAACCTGTGCAAGCGGGCGTGCGGGACGTGCTGCTTCAGGTGTAAGTGCGTGCCGCCGGGCACCTCCGGCAACCGCGAGATGTGTGGCGCCTGCTACACCAACATGACCACCCACGGCAATCGCACCAAGTGCCCCTAGTTGCAGACGCACCTCCTCCTCCGAGCCGTGTCTCTTCCATGGTCTCGTCTCCTATGTAGTGCACAAAGCTCTGTGTCTCTCATCGTCTCTTGCTGTTTGCGTCTGCATCTGTGTCTTTGTAGCATCTATGTGAGATACTAGCTACGTGTGAGCGTTAATAATGCACTTCCCCTTGCGGTCCGAGTGTGAATTATAGGATGAGATGCGGATCCGCTTTACTTACGCTTCGGCTTAACATGAACACCACGTTTCTGCCTCCGCAAGCCAAAAGGCAAAACGTCCCTCAAGCGAGATGGATAAGATAACGACTCCGCTTGAAACTGTGGAGAACGCCGCCTCAAAAGGGCAGCGGAAGGGACAACGGAGCTTCGACAATTAACTCAAAAGCACGCATTATATAAAATTCCATATGTAGACACTAAGTGATCGCAATTGTCATATTAACACATTTTTCTCACATACAAATCATAGAGAATAATTAAATATGTCGTCAATTATAAGGTTCTCTCTAATGTGCGCCAAAAAATTCAATGAATTTTTTGTGCAAGTTAACAGTGAACAAACTACAAAAGCGTACACCGTTTCCGAGTCCCATCAGCTACCAAGGCTTCGTTTCACGGATTGAACATGGCGTCATAGAGAGCTCACTCTCTTTCACCAAAAGGCTGCCCACGCCCACCTCGTGCTCTTCCTCCTCGGCCTGCCCCACGATTACCCTAATAGAAACAACTTTTGTGAGCAACGATAATGTTGTGGAAAGTCAAGAGAAAGGGTACTGTCATGCCGAGGTATAACATACCCTGAAGCCACCTGTGGTCCGGCCTCGGCCTCTGGATGTCGCTGGGGCTGCAATTCCAGCTTGTCTTAGACGGGCATTCTGCTTGGCTCTCTCTGATATTGTTATTGTTCTTCCTGCTCTTGATTCTTCCGTCTCTGAAATAGTACTGGAACTCTGCTGCTGCGAAATTGTTGCATGCCCGGTGGTGCTTAGTGAGCCCTCGCGTACGCCCAAGGATCTCTGAGGGCTTTGTGAACTTTCATGAACAAACTGATCTTCGTTGTTATGACCTTCACGAACCTCATCCATAGCATCGGCACTAGCATTTTTCTCGCTAGGAACTTCAGGTGAGGAGGCTTCAACAGCATACCCGGTTTCATCAACAATACCGGCTCCATCGCTTGGAGTTGACTCACGCTGGCAATCTCCTGATTTGCCACCCTCTTCCTGTTCCTCAGCTTCATCTGCAATCaactctccttcttccttctcgtcTTCATCAGCAGCAGCTAGTTGCAGAATTTCTTTTCCACCCTCACTCCTCAAACTTTCATCCAGCAACTCAATTGTTTCTGTCGGCTTATCGGATAGCTCTTCAACTATTGCATCACCTTCACCCTGAACCTCTTCTTCACGATTTGTATCATCAAAGGAAGCCTTTTGCTCTTCCACTGGTTCTTCCTTGACAAAGGTATCATCATCCTCTACTGCATCAGCAGTCTCTTCATTTGGCAATACAGGAGCCTGATCAGCTTCCATGTCTTCAGGTGTTTGTACATCAGAGACATTCGACGATGGAAAAGAAGCCTCTGCTGTTTCAATATTTTCAGTTGCTGGCAAGATGATTTGTTCATCATTGCTGTCTTGGATCACATCTTGCATCACATCTGACTCTTTGGGCTTCTTTGGCGGAGGAGCAGTATCAGCACCAACTTCATCTTGTGCAACAATGTCTTCTTTTTGCTCTGCTGTTGATGAGGCCAAACGTTTGCGACTAGAAGATGTCGACTGTGTCAAAGAATTGTCACCTGCAGGTTCTGGTTCATGGGATGAGCCAGCCTTTTCCTCTTCCATCTGTGTCGGGCCATCCATCCCAGAGGTTCCAACATCAACTTGAGGCTCTTCAGGTCGCTCTAGACGAGGGCGGACAAGCCTCCTCCCTACCTTGCGTGCCCCAGTAGCTACTTTGACCACAGTAGACCCTCTCTCTTTTTCCTCGGCAGATTTCACTTGAGATGTCAGTTGCCGTATCTGCTGAGCAGAAACTTGTCGCCCTGAAGAAGTAAAGAGAATTAGTTACAACCAGATCGTCTTAAAAGGATAAACTCTTGATCACACTAACCGGAACCTGCAACAGGCATAGATGTATCGGTGGCTGAGGTATCTACAGCAACAGAATGACTTCCCAGCCCATCATCTGCAATGGAACCTGAAGCTGCTTCTAGCTGAGTAGTTGTTTGAAGATATGTAGCAAATTGTTCATCCAACGTACTCTCAGAAGGAAGCTGAGGAGCTGTTACTCCAGTTGCctggaagcaaaaaaaaaaaaaagtgaaaacagCATCAGAGATTGAGGAAAAGAATAATTcaaataagtaaaaaatatattgtCCAACATGCAagtatcagagaattttgagaagTATTGCATGCACAGTACACATCAGACTAACCAGACAGATGCATGGAAGAAGCATGAAAAGAGGGGTACCTTCAACATCTCAACAGCATGTTTGTGCCTCGAGAACTCCTCCAAAAATGATTTCTTATCCTGAAATTTGATAAATCAGTCACGCTCTTTAAAGATAGCACCACATACCAGTCAAATACCTCATTGAGTAAATAGGATATGGTGGATTTTGTGGTCACAGCAATATAccacaaaattaaagaaaaactaCTGTAGGAGATGAGAAAGAACCTTATTAACTTTCTGAATAAGTTCTAACATTGTCTTCTCAGTACTCTGccgtttttgtttctcttttttgttgtcgtCCCTCTCTCTTTCTAGAGTTTTCTCTAAAATCTGATTTCCAATGTCAGGGAAAAATTAACATGAATGACAAAACCCTTAACTTCTGGCACATAACACAAACCTGGATTCTGGTGTCCTTTTCCTTTGTGGCTTGGTCAGTTGAAGTGTCACCTGAGGTCTTCCTTCCTATCAATCTTGACCAAATTAAGAGAAGCAAAGTAATTTAAAATTGTGTCGATGTTCTTTGGTCAGTACCTGATTTAAAATCTTCTATCTCTTTCAGCAGAACTTCTTTTTCCTGGTTCAAGTCCTCCTTCTCCTTTGCTAAAGTATCATTTTTCTTCTGAAGAATgaacaattatatggcgacaattAATAAGCATAAAAATTCTAAAGAAATTAAGATAAAAGATCTAAAATATCACCAACAATCAAACACGTTATACCAATAAAGATATTTTAGGATAGAACTACAACCTTCAGAATGGAGAgaagtttcttttgtttttcattttcCTGTTTGATAGTTCCCTGTGTCACATCATACCATATAATCAGTATTCAGCCTGATGAAAACATATTAGATAACAGGGACACTTGGAGAAAATTACTTCAACTTGAACAGCATCATttaacttcttctccttttcatttaATTCAAGTTTACACTTCGCAAGGGCTTGTTCTAAATTCAATATATTTCCTTGCTTCTCTGTTACAAGATTATTTGCCAGTCCAACCTCCGCCTCAGATTCTCTTAGCAACACCTAATCATCACATATGAAACATGTTACTAACAAACCTAATAATTATAACTACAATGCATCTGAGGATGACAGACAATAAACCTATATGTGACTGATACTATAATCTAGATGGTGAACTATAATGTATGAGATTCATTTATATCCAAATCATAATGAACTAACATTGAAGTTGATCACacaaacaacaataacaataaataaAGCTTACATCATCACTAAAAAAAAAGTGACATCAGAATGAGAGTGGATCCATCATAAAGAAAGGATGAGTCTGGACATAACTTAAGCATTTACTATCCAGAGGGATGTATTATGTGAATGATCAACGTTTAAAGTATCGATTGGGTATCGGATCTGATAATTTATCAAATGGGTACTTGTTAGTCAGCCtggtatgaaaaaataaaaaaataaaaatttcctTGTCAAAATACACAATATTGCATGCCAGGATACCAGTTCCCTGACAAACCAGCACAAGGGAGGCATACAACTCACCATGATACGTGGAACATTGGTAACGATGAAAATGGAATTATCTTATACATGAATAAGAAATTAAATAAAAGCCCAGAGCATTAAGTGCCTACCAACATAGTTTCATGGTTGAGAAACCATGTAATATCAAAACCTATTTCGAGAATCAGTTCTGTTACGAGACCAAAAAACTTGGACCTAATATGATAGTTTCTACTCTTCTGTTAAAGGTTGACTGCAGCATTTGTTATCCCTCTGTTCAATTGCTAACCAAATATTGATGGGCCCACCCTTCATTAATTGCATGTTCTGCAAGTATTGTGCCAGGCCACCAACATGATGATTTGCACAGTGTAGTTAGCAAACTAATTGCTTCAGTTCCCCTCTGAAGGTTTCTTTTTTGAAATTTGGCCTCCTAGCAACATCTTGGGCCCCTCAAGATGTTTGGAAAGTCTTAGGCGAAGGATCAGGAAAAGCAAGGAGGTGGGATTCTGATGAATTCATCATGCTGTGCTAATTCTTAGGACAGAAGGGTTAGAAGGATCCTTGAAGGGGCAGCCAGACAACTTTTATCTATGATTGGATATGATTTGCTTGTTGGTGAGGGACAGGGTAACAATAGTCAGTTTTGCCAACTCTACTTGGTTGTTCTTCAACAGTAATGAAATTCtgttgtttttcttctctttatatTTCTTGTCAGTACTTGTTTCAAAATCCTAATCAAACGAACTGGTACTTCGTCCCATCTGGTGCCCACAGGGCACTCAACAGAACAGCACATTCTACCAGTCTCTGTTTGTCGCAATGCGTGCCAGACTTACTTCTTTTCAGGTATAGTTGTCAGAAAGCATACATCCATACAACATGCTTGCATTTAGCAACACCAGCATAAAATAAATGAAGCAGAGTTCTTTTGTTGTCTAACCAACAATTCATCATTTCACCACAAACAGCAAAATCAGTAAGAATTTCTTGTTTGTTGAGTCAAAATTTCATAGGAAAATACATTTAAAATAACAGAAGTTACTGTACATGTTAGTTTGTAGTCAATCCTCTCTTGTACACAAAAAGACAAAATGCATTGAACAAAAGATGCAATTTGCCACCTACTATAAGATAGTATATCACAAAACAATATGAAGATGGACATTAATGTCCAAGTGATACAAAGCATTGAATTACCAGCAGAGAAGAAAGACATAGAAGTCAGAATTTCACCTTAGTTTGTTGGAGTTCATTTTTCATCCTATCGTACTCCTCAGGGTCGATATTTTTATGAGATTCAGCTAACTGCAACAAGGAGGAAGACACTTGATCTCTTAAACATTTATGTAACTGTTTTCTCATTCTGGCCTAAAGTTATAAATACCTCATTGATTCTATTATTTAGGTGGTTTATCTCTATCCTCAGCATCTCAACCTCTTTTTGGCATGCATCAAATTCCAATTGCTTCTCCATTAGAAGGTTTTCATACTTTTCTGCATCTACTTTAGCTTTTTGTGCTTCATCACGATATTTCTGTGCACAATAACGACTCATAAGTAGATATTCTAAATACCAAATTCTAATTCTATAATGCAACCCAATACTTTCGATTTTAGGAAACTACTAATTGtatgaaaataagaaaaacatCACATGCTTCCTACAAGCACATTAGCAATAGTAACAAACACTTTCCCGAACCTGACATTCATCAAAGTTGTGCTTGTTCTCCTCACGAAGCTGCATATTGCTTTCACGAAGCAAATTGATTTCTCTTACCTGCAAAAAGTTGAATGACTTGTGAAATTACCATTGACTGCTGCGATTAACCAATGTCGTTAAATCCCCCCACacaacccccctccccccccccccctccccctccccccgtGCCCACAAAAATACAAAAAACAGAAAATTTCATGAAAAAGAAACTAATTATAAATTCATCACCTGAAGCTGCAGAGCCTTGAACTCTTCATCCTTGAATAACATCGCTCTATCATTCTCACATTTAGAGTGGAGCAACTTTTGAGCTGCCTCAGAAGCCTTGAGAGCAGTTTCAagctaaaaacaaaataaaaagttttaccaagagcagTGGAATTTATTTAAAACATATTGTATTAAGTGAACCATAAGCAAAAAAGGGAACAATGTTTAAATGTTCCTGCAATGCTCTTGAAAAACAAAAAATCATTCTTCAGAAGCAATACATTACAGGTTCTTCAAATGGACAGTCAGTATATCTAGATTCAAATGAAAGTCCTTgtgtatatcatcatttaaagaaaTAATGCTTCCTAAAACAAAGTACACAGTGACGAATAAACACTTTTTTAAAATGTATTTAGCTGGGTTTTTAACAATTGAATATGGATGAGTCAAAATAGTGCACAATGTCTGATCCCACTTATGGATGCTATTGTTTGTTATATTCGATGAGATTAAGAACTGAGAATAAATCATATAGTAGCCAATTATGAACTTAATTAATTTTACTTAGGTTACTTGTCATGGATTGCAGCAAAGGTCCCACAATGCTCATACAAGACACTGAATAATATAATGTAATGAGTTATTTCAAAAGCATGTCAACATACATATGTGTACCTTAGGTTCCAAATTAACCAAGGAACAAATaatgaaatagaaataattgaatgtactctctctctctctctcatctccttACACCACATGTCCATCAACGACCCCTCTTTATTTCTCATTAATGGCTTGTGTCTTCATATAATCTGAAGCTAACCAAGGTTTCAGTTTTTGAATGATAAGCAGACTAGTATAAAGGCTTTTCTTATTCAGTTTGCTGCTTCCCACCAATCTTTTCTTTCACTTCTTCGGCATtatcttctcctcttctcttcttcttcccttttattttctCCTCTTTGACTTATTCTCCTATTTATCAATGGACGGCCATGATTCTAATATTGTAGCATATGATATGCCCCATGCATTCCTAGGGTTTTCTATCTCTGGTGTTCGTCTCCTTCAAACCGATTGGAGTTCCTAGTTGGAAGGTTGAAAATACTTACCATCCAGGTTTTAAATCTAGATCACAACAAGTAAATACCAATCAATACATATATATGTCCAACAGGTATTTTAAACTTCCTACTATCACCTCTCCTGGGGCATGGCAGATAGGCAGTGGAGTCCCACAAATGCTACTCAGCTTCCTCTTATAAGCAGGACTGCCACAGGGATGGTCACCTGCTGCCACTCACTGTTTCTTTCTTGTATTTCCATCTCAGCTTACTGAAGCAGTTTGGAATTCTTAAAGTCATAACCACAATTAATAGTTGTACACTTTTTAGTTGTAGGATCACTATTTGGAAGTAGAGGCCGTTAATAGTAACATGCTTCATACTACTAACTTTTTTCAAAGCCTAACAAATTTCAGAATAAAAATCCTCAATGTATAAGCAACATGTTTctatcaaataaagaatattagAGATGtagttttcacaatttcatctgtaaaagagaagaaaaaaaaaagacaaatataGATAAAAGTTGCAACTAAGAGAACAGtgaataaaaaatttaacatacTTGTGCTTGTAGCCGTGAGTTTTCCTGCTTCAGCAAGGTTTTCTCAGTCTCTGCCTGCATATTATATATCATGACATTTAAAACATACATGATAACCACCTAAGTAGCAGATAAACTCAACTTACTATTTCTTTAGAATGGCGAAGATGGCTGATAACACTATGTAAATCACTCTCTGCTTTTGAATCTGTACTCTGAGCGAAAAGTCCAGCAGAATTGTGCTCTTTATCGGCTAATCTAACGTGCAGAGACTCCAGCTGACCAAGTAATATTTTATTCTGAAAGATGACAACAGggaaaatgcttaaaagatgtGGAATAGAATGCAGTTACATAATTCATTCATACTAATATTCAGATATTCCGGTAGGCAACAGATGATATGTTAATGAGATTAAAAAAGACATATAAAACTAACATTATATAAAGGAAAAAAACATAGGTTATAGAAGCTTAGTAGAGATACGCCAACACCAAAACACCGATTTACAAGAATCAGCAAGGGTGGTTGTAAAAGTCAGGAAAAATCACCTCATGTCTATCTAAAGTTACATGATACACCTTTTGGAAAAGCTCCCTCCTAATTCTAAAGGGACTCAAGAATTAATCATCATTATCATGAAAGCTATCCTAACTTAAACTACATCAATTTGCAAATCTTACTTTGTTCAAAACATTTCAATCTCTTGATTTCTCTCCTGTCACCTTCTGTTTATTGACAGAAAAATTTAAGCTCCTGAATTTTAAAGTACTAAtcctaaagcaagaaaatcacatGTTCCAGTGTCTCATGCATCCAAAGTGGAGCTGGCATACAAGTGAGCCATTTTGAGCAGAGTGTCAACTTGAAGATTAGAACAAGAAGAACTAGTTTGGTAAACAAAGCTGAGCCTCAGCCTTTCCTAGATGACGTGTTTCCACTCCATGAGATAAAAAAAGCTTGCATAAAACACCTAATATATTAGATTATGACAAAGTCATCATTTCATACTCGCCATCTATAATAACTAATATACGTTATACAGAATGAAAGACTTTAAATTATCATTTCCATAATCAGTTTCATGCACTAATTCACAACAAACATAATTAACCTGGTTGTGTACAAATTCTCAAACAAATTGATTATCTGCAGTACAAATTTAGCTCGTCAACTCAAGCTCTGCAAGTCTACACTTGTAATCCAAATAAAAATTACTGTCCTGGTAGACTATGTTGAAATTGTTGATAGGCAATTTTTCCGGCTCGCATAATCCAGGTTATAAAAAAAATTGCAACTCGAAAGAACGAAATCAACATTCCATAAAGCCTAAAAGGAAACAAGAAAAGGTGCATCAACAACACACATTCAATGGTTAGCAATATCTACATGTGGGCTATCCATGGGAACAAACACTAATACAGAAGAACGATCCTAGAAAAGCCATGATTGCTCGAGTGCAAACTGAGACAGAAGAACGATCACATGTTTAGAGAAATCCATACTAGTAATTGCAGCTTATACTTCCACCTTTAGCTGGGGAGATACTTTTAAAAAGACCCAAAATACCAGACAATATATGTCACCACTACAATCTATGTCAACAATACTGAcaccataataattcactgatcTAATGGAAATTGAAGTTGCTTTACAGAAAATTCTTATATATTTCTTTGCCTTGCATGTACTTCATGTCTCTCCAGTTATCTATCCCATTAGCCATAATCGAATGAGCCCTGGCCTAAGGAACAATCCGGAAAGATGTGATCATGAAAATAGTGGATTGATCTATGATATCATAGATCAATTTTCCAGGGAAAAAGAAAACAGCTAAGCCATGCAGATAGTTAATGAAACAATTAAGTCAGAAGCAACAGAACTGACAACTAAAAGTTATCGGTGAACTTATAGCATCAAGATTAGAGTCAACCAAAATgagaagaatattttttattatgtatttTCTTTGCCATTGTTCCTATTTTCATTGATGAAAGTTGAATGGAACAAACTCAGGCCTTGAGACAAAAAGACAAACTTTAGAAACAATTTTGCATGAGAGTGTCTGGTTAAAATGTAAAAGGTTTCCAtaatagtatgatcataatatgcCCTCTAGAATGATAAAtcagataataaataaaaacaattTTAACCAGACACTATAATGCAAAATTGTTTCTAAAGTTTGTCTTTTTGTCTCGAGGCCAGAGTTTGTTCCATTCACTTTTGTTGTACAAAAGTGAATTAAATAGCAATGACATATTCAATTACAGTTAGTAAAAAGATAATAGTAGTATATAGTATATACTAGTAGTACACAAAGGCCTACCAGAAtatcaatcaaataaaaaaatgaataaccAATTGGACAAACACGACATACTTGTTCATTTAATTCATTAGATTTCCTCTCAGCTTCATCCTTCATAGCCTGCAAAGTTACCTTTTCCTTTTCCCATGATGTCTTCAGCATTTCCTGAAACCATAAAAAGGTGTGTCAAAATTAAGTATGAACACCCAGTAAAACATCAAACCTAAGACAGCACAAATGACAACCCTAAAAAAAACTTACGCACAACAGATAGGACCACAAAATCACACTCCCAGCTCACGAATGAGCAAACAAATAATAGAAAACAAAGCAGGAAAAAGGAAAATAATGTTTAAAACATGGCAATTAACATGGGcatatttaattaaaaacaaTAACAACATTATTTGCTGACTCTTCATTATAAGGGTGATGTTGACCACAGTAGAGTTcaataacaggagaaaatatAAGTTGGGATAGAAGCAAATACAAGCAAAAAACAACTAACTTTGCAGATATCAAACAGCAAAAACAGCAAACAAGTTTTGCAAATAAGTTGGGATAGAAAATATACATTTTCAGTTTTGATGGTATCTGAAACCTCCTGCAGCTTTGCTATTTCACATTGCAACAAAGATAACTCTTTAGATGTTTTAGTCAACTCCTGAATTGTCTCTGATTGGAGCATAACCTGCAAAAACAGCTAGGATAGTAATCactaatttcttcataaaacaaaaaaagtaaAATCTAGTAAAGAAGCTTTTGGTCTAGACAGCAGTAGTAATTAAAAATCTATCATTGAAATCACATTAAAACTAGTAAAGCCACAACCAATGCAAGTCAAACAAAAAATTAGTAGTACCAGTCGATCAGCAAGGATCAACCTGCTCAGCCAAACACAAAAACAATATAGGCCTAGACAGGTGGGAGTTTGCTGATTCTGATCACGACTCCACTGACTTTCAGGATTCAATCAAGATTAGCTAGGTTCAACTCAACAACAATTATTGTGATTCCATCAAATATTTCATCAAAATGTCTTTTTAATTAACACTTCCATTAAAAAACCAAACGCTACAGATTGACTGAAAACATGAGAACTTTACCCAAAATAATCACAAATCCACAGAGTTGCCCAGATTTTGCTACAGATTgactgatattgatgatattactaAAACCAAAATGCTAAATGAACTGCTCTATGTATTAATAATAATCAATGATTATTTAACTGTTAATGAATTTTCAATAATTTCCTAAATATTAGAAGTATCTAAAGTATCAAACTGTCAAAACCAAGAGTTTTATGTATAGAGGAGTATAGAACCTGTCTTTCATAATTGTCTTGGGCAGTTCGCCAGCGTTTGTGCTCCCTTTCTAGATCTTCTTTTAACAGTGACAATTGTGTGCCCAGTGATTCTATCTGTGTTCTACAGTAAGATGGAGAAACATTATGATGAGCTAATAGAACTTcactaaaaaaattgataaagaaCTTCAGAAAAACATACACTTTTTGAGATATTTCTCCCCTTAGTCCTGAAGTTTCAGCCAAGAGAGAAGAGACTTCCCTATCTTTGGCTTCAGTAAGAGAGACAGCTTCTTCACACTTTAATACATATTGCTTCTCGAGCTCAGACACCCTATCCCTGAGAGATGAAACTTCACCTTCTAAGGCCTTCTTTACTCTCTCAGCCTGAAGGCAAAAGGAAAAGCAAAATTTTCAGTAACAAGAAAATAGCTCGGAGAAGAAATTGGCATGTTCAACTTGTCAACTCTAATCAAAGTCTGAATCACCTCCAATTTGTACGTTTCATGTGCTGATTCAATTTGCTTCAGTGCCACGTCATTTGTTTGTGCTATTTCTTTGTACTGCCCAGACAGATCCAAGTCCATAGAATTATagaagaataaaatattataaacatttACTGGATTACCATACCTGAACCATATAATCCTTATTAGCTTTTgcctcttcttttattttttccaaCTCCTCTGTTATTTTCCAGAGCTCTCCAGAAACCTATTAGAATCAttgaaagaaacaaaatttgCTTAGTGCTTCTTTCAGGTAAAAATGGGTACAGCTTAACATATCATTTCATTAATATGATGGAATAAGAATCTGCAGTATAATTATAGTATAAGAATGACGATGAATCTTTGTCATATATTACTGAATTATTATACAATTATACAGCAGATAATTGCTGGAGCACAACTTCAATGAGATTTCATATGAGAATCTTTTCCAGGTAAGGAACATAGTCTCATAGAATATCACTTGACATTCTACCAATATCCAATATCAGTGCTGATCACTAGACATAACTCATAATTGTCAATGCCTACCTATATGGTTCTCTACACTAATTTTATCCAATGGTGCAGATGCTAGACATCTGACATTGTTACTTTGTGTACAAAAGCATCTGTAGGAATGGTTCAAACTTCAAACCATATATCAACACCAGAATTTATATTTTCAAGCCAAAAAAAAAGACCTCATTGATGATACACCCTAAGAATACATGTATGGATTTATCAGGTAATAAAACACTTAAGCAACTAAAAGGTTGATCACAACCACATGTCCGCACATAAGaggtgacaacataaaaaatgaaaattttaaaagcaTGACTTTTTATGAAAAGTTCAAAGTTAATATAACACTTGCAGCAACTGAAAGGGTCAATTGTAACCATAatgtccatgaatcaaaatggattAAGAAACACGAAAAACTTAAAAAGCATGATTTTTGCCAACACACAATCAGAGTACTCAGGCAATCACATGATCATTTGCTAAAAATAGTGGAAGGTGGTTTCCCAAAATCTTTGCTGAAAGCAGAACTTAGTCTTTGATAAGAGAGCTGATTAAATAACAACTAAAGTGCTGAATGCATATCCGGGGACAATTATGTATCAATAAAATGATCACATTGGCCACAATATACAGTGAAGTTATGAGAGATACTAATGCACATTAAGCCTAAAATAAGAAGAGAAAACCAATTTATAAGTGTTATCTGAAATAACATCAGAATCTCCTAGTTTTGCCATGAAGCACACCCAGAATGTTATTTATAATAATTCCATTCTGAAATAATTTAACACTAAAGAGTTTGAAATAACTTGTGAATACTACCATTCCTTATCCTTGGCAATAGCTGTAGGATTCTAGCTTTTGACCCAACAAtgatcaagaagaagcaaaaggacAATTCTAA
Coding sequences:
- the LOC135593104 gene encoding nuclear-pore anchor-like is translated as MSLFLSDEELRLLSDDAAAVAERADGAIRDLRCQLDTVRAEADAAAIAAEQNCALLEQRYETLSSDLARVRSENTQLSASLEQRLSEIADAQAEKHQLHLKAIGKDGEIERLSLEVAELNKSKRHLLELLEQKDAETREKNATIQSYLDKIINLTDNAVDKEARLQNQEAELARCRATCVRVNQEKELLEKHNAWLNEELSAKVNSLVEERKTHMEIVADMSAKLADFERQINETSSSLKRNNERIQELEMRNASLEKELCSSKDAAAANEEQLSSELSTVTKLAELYKERSEEWSKKAGELEGVIKALETHLSQVENEYKNKLENESSLRKNLEEDASDMKGKLEKYEAELESARKANELSIIPMSRFHADTNLEELSVAETTSCRTYENNQMLVPKFPIGISGTALAASLIRDGWSLAKIYEKYQEAADAARHEKWGRKNAEAVLERVLHEIEEKAEIILDERAEHERMIEAYNLMNQKLQQSLLEHDSFENIIRNLKAELKKRERDYTIAQKEISDLEKQVTVLLKECQDIQVRCGVSQVYADNSLASSLDIDGINAGGSTTECPMSFKDINELVEQNVQLRSHVLRLSSEIENKEEELKENFQIQLQKVTEEATAKVDTVLKKSEEQGQMIESLHSSVAMYRRLYEEERRTLASSHVYKESIPEDGKKELMLLFEGSQEVSRKAYEQLAEHARSLEEDLGKLRSEVSSLRLERDKRALEANFAKDHFDGLKKEIEHQRKEANAVSARNVELTHLVVDFQKRLRECSNSLQEAEENARKLTMEVSILKHEKEILNNSERRASDEVRNLSERVHRLQSSLDTIQSAGEVRENSRAVEMRKLEEYAKRIEREWAEVKRELQEERDRVRALTNEKENALEASINQFQEMKKELAEAWSAVASAESRAAVAEARCSEFETKMKSTEHKVIKGDSRHDHTVFSTNEVSGELWKITEELEKIKEEAKANKDYMVQYKEIAQTNDVALKQIESAHETYKLEAERVKKALEGEVSSLRDRVSELEKQYVLKCEEAVSLTEAKDREVSSLLAETSGLRGEISQKVTQIESLGTQLSLLKEDLEREHKRWRTAQDNYERQVMLQSETIQELTKTSKELSLLQCEIAKLQEVSDTIKTENEMLKTSWEKEKVTLQAMKDEAERKSNELNEQNKILLGQLESLHVRLADKEHNSAGLFAQSTDSKAESDLHSVISHLRHSKEIAETEKTLLKQENSRLQAQLETALKASEAAQKLLHSKCENDRAMLFKDEEFKALQLQVREINLLRESNMQLREENKHNFDECQKYRDEAQKAKVDAEKYENLLMEKQLEFDACQKEVEMLRIEINHLNNRINELAESHKNIDPEEYDRMKNELQQTKVLLRESEAEVGLANNLVTEKQGNILNLEQALAKCKLELNEKEKKLNDAVQVEGTIKQENEKQKKLLSILKKKNDTLAKEKEDLNQEKEVLLKEIEDFKSGRKTSGDTSTDQATKEKDTRIQILEKTLERERDDNKKEKQKRQSTEKTMLELIQKVNKDKKSFLEEFSRHKHAVEMLKATGVTAPQLPSESTLDEQFATYLQTTTQLEAASGSIADDGLGSHSVAVDTSATDTSMPVAGSGRQVSAQQIRQLTSQVKSAEEKERGSTVVKVATGARKVGRRLVRPRLERPEEPQVDVGTSGMDGPTQMEEEKAGSSHEPEPAGDNSLTQSTSSSRKRLASSTAEQKEDIVAQDEVGADTAPPPKKPKESDVMQDVIQDSNDEQIILPATENIETAEASFPSSNVSDVQTPEDMEADQAPVLPNEETADAVEDDDTFVKEEPVEEQKASFDDTNREEEVQGEGDAIVEELSDKPTETIELLDESLRSEGGKEILQLAAADEDEKEEGELIADEAEEQEEGGKSGDCQRESTPSDGAGIVDETGYAVEASSPEVPSEKNASADAMDEVREGHNNEDQFVHESSQSPQRSLGVREGSLSTTGHATISQQQSSSTISETEESRAGRTITISERAKQNARLRQAGIAAPATSRGRGRTTGGFRGNRGAGRGGRARGGRGQPFGERE